One bacterium HR11 genomic window, CTGGCTCCGGGCCGTCGGGGCATTCACCGTCGAGGTCGGCGTCCAACTATCTGTCGCCGGATTGTACCGGCCGCCACTGCTCCGATGACTCGAGCATTCGTTGTCTACACACCCGCCCCAGACGACCATTTCGGTCCCCGTCCAGACGGCCGTGTGGTAGCGTCGGCCCTCCGGGGCCCCGCTCATCGAGGTCGGTAGCCACGTGTCCGTACCCGGATGATAGCGGCCGCCCGTAGATACGGGTACGAAACAGCCGCTCGTCGCGGCGCATCCGCCCCAGACGATCATCTCCGTCCCCGTCCAGACGGCCGTGTGGAGGTTCCGGGCCTCGGGGGCGCCGACCGTCGAAGTCGGTAACCACGTGTCCGCACTCGGGTTATAGCGACCCCCGGAGTTAAGACGAGTATTCCCTTGCATGCCGCCCCAGACGATCATCTCCGTCCCCGTCCAGACGGCCGTGTGGCCCGTCCGGGCCTGAGGCACACCGGGCCCCGTGCTCGTCGGCGTCCAGGTGTCCGTATCCGGTCGGTACCGGGCCCCCGTGTTGAGCACGTTAAAAAGGCACCCCTCTGAAGTACATCCGCCCCAGACGATCATCTCCGTCCCCGTCCAGACGGCCGTGTGACCCGTCCGGGCCTGGGGCACACCGGGCCCCGTGCTCGTCGGCGTCCAGGTGTCCGTGACGGGGTTGTAGCGACCCCCCGTATTCAAGACGTTGCCGGGCAAAGAGCCACCCCACCCGCCCCAGACGATCATCTCCGTCCCCGTCCAGACGGCCGTATGACCCGTCCGGGGCGAGGGTTGATTGGTGACTTGTAAGGGAAGCCAAGTGTTCGTAGCTGGATTGTATCGACCGTTGAAATGAGGCGAGAACAAGCCGCCGAAGATGATCATCTCGCTCCCCGTCCAGACGGCCGTGTGACCGTCCCGGGCCTGGGGCGTCGCCGGCGTCGGTGCCCATCGGTCCGGCGTACACGACGGGTTGTTCACCGGCCGAAGTCGATACGCCCCGGCGGCGACCACCAAGGAACGGTCCAATTCCGGCCCCTGGCGGTCCAACCACGATTCGAGCGTCTCCTTCCACCAGTAGACGACACGGACCCGCCGGGCATCGAGGCGGACGACGACATAGAAGAAGGCCTCTGTCTCTTGAACCGAGGAAAGCCCCCCGACCGACAGGTCCCGAGCGACAGCCTGCACGACCTCAGGCGCCGCGTCTAACGACATCTCGACCCAATGGCCGTCGAGCCTCGACGATAGCCCCTCGGGCCGCGCACCCTGCAGTCGCCCCTCGATCTGTCGTCGCAAGGGTCCGTGAATACGTCCGTCCCAGGCGTACCACTCACGAAGCCGCCGGTCGACCAGCAGGGGCCGGGCCACACACTCAGCGACCCGTAGGGGATCGTTCCCCAGAGCGGCGAATATCTCCTGTAGGGTCACCGGGTCCCGAGTCTCCCGAACGATGCGCTCCAGCTCCTGCTGAAGGTCCGACGGCCGGACCGGACGATGCCAAAAGCGCTCCAAGGCGTTCGACCCCCGAACGACCCGACGCGCCCGCTGCATAAAGAACGACTTGGGAACGACTTGGCTCAGCGATGGCTTGGGTGCATCCGCCCTCGGCCAAAGTCGATGTTGCCACAAGACCTCCTCGACTTGCTCCATGCACCGGGCCCGGTCTTCCAACGACAGCGACGGGACCGTCGGGGCCGGGGCCCAGACCAGGGCTAGGAGCCCAGGCATCATCAGGATGCTCATCCACGACCTCATGGCCTCTCTCCAAACGCTGAGGTATCGGGGCCGTTCGGTTCGTGAAAACCCGCATGGATTCGGCCTGATTGGCTCATAGCTCATAGCCGCATTGGCTCATAGCTCATGGCTGATGGCTCATGGGCCTATGAGCCATGACCCATGAGCCAACATGGGTCATGGGCTATAAGCCCATAGCGGCTATGAGCCATCCATCACCCTGGCTCGTCCCTGTGCTTCCCAGGCGTTAGGAAAGGTTGTCCCGACGCCATTCTCACGAACCGAACGGCTCTGATAACGGAGTAATACAGCGGGTGGCTCTGCCGAGTCGAGGCGCCCAGTCCATCCGGCTTCTTACGGGTCGCGCAGGGCCTTTGGCAATTTTCGTGCCGATAAGTAGAAGACTCACCTCTTCGTGGATTGGAACCCCTCCTCTTCCGTCACCAGGACACTCCGGTGTTCTATAAATTTACATGTGTGTAAGGTTGGATCGAGGGGGCCTATGGGATGCACGCACGCCGAAGCCGGTCGGCGTCCATCCCGTAGAGGAAGCTTTCGGTCAGGGGAGCCTTGGCCAGAGCCGCCGCCATCTCTTGGAGGGCCGCCGCGCAGTCGCCCCGCATGTACTCGACCCAGGCGGCCGTGTGGTGATACCGGAAGCGTTCGGGACCGCCCAAAGCGATGGCCCGCCGGACCCAGGCGGCCGCCAAGGACCGTCGTTTTCCACTCCGCAGAGCTGACCAAGCCAGGTTGTTCAGGCAGTCGGCGCACGTCCCGTCCAGGCGGACGGCCCGTGCGTAGGCCTGGAAGGCGTCGGCCCACCGGCCCTGCCGGGCATAGAGGAATCCCAAGTTCATGTAAGGGACGGCCCATCGGGGGGCCTTTCGGGTGGCCCGGCGGAGGGCCCGTTCGGCGGCCTTCCAGGCGCCTTCTTCCATGTACCGCAGGGCCAGGTCGTTGTGGGCCTCGGCGGGGAGGGGGTCGTGGAGGATGACGACCCGATGGGCACAGCCGGTAAGGCCGAGGCCCAGGACACCCAGGACGACCCATACGAACGGCGAATGGCGAATGGTCAGGCTACAGGTCATTGCCAGACCCGGTCCCCGAGTCCCGGGAAGAGATCCCGGGGGATTGCATCCCGCATCGCATGGGACCCTGCTCTGGCGAGCGGGGTTTGGATGAAATGGCCCACCTCTCCATCTGCCGAACTCCCGGATTCCCGAATTCCCGGTTTCATGAGGCTTGCATCCGCCGCAGGTGGCGGTACAGCGTCGCTCGGGAGATGCCCAGGCGGCGGGCGGCTTCTTTCTTGTTGCCGCCGACTTGCCTCAGGACCTCCATCACCCGGGCGGTCTCCAGGGGTTCGGCCGGAGAAGCCGGGCGGGGAAGCCGCCGGGGGGCCGTCAGGCCGGGGAAGTGGTCCGGTCGGAGGGGCTCGCCTCGAGCCAACAGGAGGGCCCGTTCCAGGACATTCCGGAGTTCCCGGATGTTGCCGGGCCAGGGGTATGCCGTCAGCAGACGCAGGACCTCCGGTCCGACGTGGGGATGGGGCGCCCCCAGGGTCCGTAGCAGGTACTTGACCAGAGGCGGGATGTCCTCGACTCGCTCCCGCAGGGGCGGCAGAACGATGGGAAATACGTTGATGCGGTAGAACAGGTCCCGTCGGAATCGACCCGTCTCGACCATCGCCTCCAGGTCCTGGTGCGTCGCGCAGATGAGGCGGAAATCGCTCCGCCGGAGCCGGACCTCGCCGAGACGGCGGAAGACCTTTTCCTCCAGGACCTTCAGGAAGGCCGCCTGGAGGCTCAGGTCCATGTCACCGATCTCGTCCAGGAAGAGGGTCCCGCCGTCGGCGACCTCGACCAGGCCCTCCTTAGCGTCCACGGCGGACGTGAAGGCACCCCGGGCGTGGCCGAAGAGCTCGCTGGCGAGGAGTTCGCCCCGGAGGGTCGAGCAGTTGATCTCGACGAAGGGTCCGGTCTGGCGGGCGCTGTGTTCGTGGATCCACCGGGCGAAGACGCCCTTGCCCGTACCGGTCTCGCCCATGAGAAGGACGGGGGCGTCGCTTTCGGCGGCGACGGCGAGCATCTCCCGGATGCGACGCATGGCCGGACTGTCCCCGAAGAAGGGCTCCTCCCGACGGTCCAGACGGCGTCGAGCGGCGTACTGCTTATGGACCTTCCGGATGTCGATGCTCTTGCGAAGAAGGGTTTCCAGGTCCTGCAGGTGGACGGGTTTCGTGAGGAAGTGGTCGGCCCCTCGCCGCATGGCCTCGACGGCCTGGGGGATGTCTCCATGACCGGTGACGACGATAACGGCGACGTCCGGGAATTCCTCCCGGAGGTCGGGAATCCAGTCGAGGCCGTTGCCGTCCGGGAGGTGGAGGTCTAATAAGACGGCGCTGAAGCGCCGCTCCGTCACGACCCGGCGGGCCTCGCCCAGAGAAGCCACGCCGTGGGGCGTATATCCGACTTGGGCCAGGTATTCCATCAAAAGGCCCCGCACATGGAGGTCGTCATCGACGACGAGGACGTCGACGGGCATAGAGGCCTCCTACCCTCTAAACTTCCTGCCTCAGCCATGGGGTCCTCTGGTGCCCTGAATCCCGGGCGCTACGCCTTAGGTGTCGGCCCTTCCATTCACATCGACAGAGCCCCAAAGTCCCGGGCCGTCCCCATTATATCAGAGCCGTTCGGTTCATGAGAATGGCGTCGGAACAGCCCTTCCCATCCCCCGGAAAGCACGATGTTTCAAGCATTCGGCCGATGAGCCGTTGGCAGATAGGCAGGTGGGCCGATGGGCAAGTCGGCCGATAGGCAGGTCGGCCGACCGGCCCACCGGCCGACCTGCCGACTGCCCGCCGGCCCATCGGCCGACTGCTTGAAAAATCATGTTTTCGTGGAGGTGCCCTTTCCGCTTCTTATCACACTTCTTACCTCCCGAACAGCTCTGTTAAGACCGCTGAGTCGGAAAAGGCGGGGGAGGGTAGGGGGGCAAGGTCCCGGCGGCCGAAACGGGTCCGACCGCCGGGGGTAGGACAGGACCGTTAGGCCGTTTCTTCGGAGACGGAGACGCTCGGCGGGGTCGCCAGCTCGGCCGGCTCCTCGTAGGCGGCCGGGACGATGCGCTCCTCGATGGTCGTGTCCTTCTCGATACGGACCTGCCGGTAGTAGGGACTGCCCGTTCCGCAGGGGACCAGGCGCCCGACGATGACGTTTTCCTTTAAGCCGTACAGGTAGTCGGTGCTCCCGCGGATGGCCGCCTCCGTGAGGACTCGGGTCGTTTCCTGGAAGGACGCCGCCGAGATCCAGCTGTCGGTGCTGAGGGCCGCCCGCGTGATGCCGAGCAGGACGGGCGTGCCCGTCGCCGGCTTGCCGCCCCGGGCGGCGACCTCGGCGTTCTTGTCCATGAAGCGGAACTTATCGACGATCTCCCGGTACAGGAAGTCGGTATCGCCGACGTCCTCGATGCGGAACCACCGGGTCATCTGGCGGATGATGACCTCGATGTACTTGTCGTCGATGCTGACGCCCTGGGAGCGGTACACCCGCTGGATCTCGTTCAGGAGGTACTTTTCGAGCTCCCGCACGCCCAGGACCCGCAGGATATCCGTCGGATTCACGGGTCCCTCCATGAGGGGCTCGCCGGCCTCGACGGCCTCGCCGTCCCGGACGATGACGTGAGCGCCTCGCGGGAGGACGTACTCCTTCTCGACACCGCCCTCGCCCTCGATGCGGATGATCCGCTGGCCCTTCTCGTTAATGCCCATGAAGCGGACGATGCCGTCAATCTCGGCGATGACGGCCGGCTCGGCCGGCTTCCGGGCCTCGAAGAGGGCTTCGACCCGCGGCAGACCGCCCGTGATGTCTTTCGTCTTCGTCGTCTCCCGGGGGATCTTGGCCAAGACGTCGCCCGGGTAAACCTTCTGGTCCTCCTGGACGACCAGACGGGCGCCTGTCGGCAGGAGGTAGGTGGCGATGACCTCCCCGGCCTTGTCGACGATCTCGATGGACGGCTTCAGGACGGTCTTGCCGACGGCGAAATCGACGACGACCAGGTCTCGATTCTTGGTGACCTCGTCGATCTCTTCCTGGACGGTCTCACCGACCCGGATGTCGTGGTACCGGACGGTCCCCTCGTGCTCGCACAGGATGACCGACGAGTAGGGGTCCCACTCGACGAGGGGCGTGTCGGGTTCGACGAACTGGCCGTTTTCGACCAGGACCCGGGCGCCGTAGACGACCGTATAGCGCTCCCGTTCCCGGCCGTCGGGGTCGATGACGACGACCTGACCCTTGCGGTTGACGGCGATCTGGTGGCCGGCCTTGTTGCGGATCGTCTGGAGGCCCCGGAACTGCACGATACCCCCGTGCTTGGAGCGGTGCTGGGAGACCTCCCCGATGCGACCGGCCGTGCCGCCGTAGTGGAACGTCCGCATCGTGAGCTGGGTCCCCGGCTCGCCGATGGACTGGGCGGCGATGATCCCGACGGGGGTCCCGATCTGGACGAGTCGGCCCGTCGCCAGGTCCCGGCCGAAGCACAGGACACAGACGCCCCGCCGGCTCTGGCAGGTCAGGACAGACCGGATCTTGACCCGGTCGATGCCGGCCTCTTCCAGGAGGAAGGCCTTCTCCTCGTCGATCATCTCGTTGGCCCCGACGATGATCTCGCCCGTCAGGGGGTCCCGGATGGCCTCGGCGGCGATGCGGCCCACGACGCGCTCCCGCAGGGGTTCGACGATCTCACCGTCCTCGATGAGGGGCTCGATGTAAATCCCCTCCATCGTGCCGCAGTCGTGCTCGGTGACGTAGACGTCCTGGGCCACGTCGACCAGCCGACGGGTCAGGTACCCGGCGTCGGCCGTCTTGAGGGCCGTGTCGGCCAAGCCCTTGCGGGCCCCGTGGGTCGAGATGAAGTACTCGAGGACCGACAGGCCCTCCCGGAAGTTGGACGTGATGGGCGTCTCGATGATCTCGCCGGAGGGCTTCGCCATCAGGCCCCGCATCCCGGCGAGCTGGCGGATCTGGACGTCCGAACCCCGGGCGCCCGAGTCGACCATGACGTACACGGGGTTCAGCTCGCCCCGTTCGATGGCCTGGTCCCGCATCTCCCGGATCATCTCCTGCATGACGTCCTCGGTGACCCGGGACCAGATGGCGACGACGTGGTTGTACTTCTCCCGGGCGGTCATCTCGCCCCGGCGGTAGCGTTCCTCGACCCGGCGGACTTCCTTCCGGGCGTTTTCGATGATTTCCCATTTATTTTGGGGAATGACCAGGTCGTCAAAGGCGCCCATCGAGATGCCGGCCTTCGTGGCAAACCGGAAGCCCACGTCCTTCAAGGCGTCCAGGAGTTCGACGGTCTTCCGCATCCCGTACTTGAGGTACACGAAGTGGACCAGGGAGGCCACGCCCTTCTTCTTCAGGACGCCGTTGACGAAGGGCATATGGGGCGGCAGGGCCGCATGGAAGAGGACCCGACCGACGGTCGTGTCGATCCACCGATTCCGGACCTCCTCCTTGGCAGCGTACAGGATGTCCTGCGTGTTCCCCTGGGCCTCGGTGTCGATGAGGAGGCCCGAGAAGCGGAACCGGATGGGCGTATGCGTCTGGACGTGACCCAACTGATAGGCCATCAGGACTTCGTCGGCCGTCCCGAAGTAGGGCGTCCGATCGGGCGCCGCTCCGTCGGGGGTCGGCTTCCGGACCGTCAGGTAGTAAATGCCGAGGACCATGTCCTGGGTCGGCGACGCCAGGGGCTTGCCGTTGGCCGGCGACAGGATGTTGTTGACGGACAGCATGAGGGTCGCGGCCTCGAGCTGGGCCTCCGGGGAGATAGGGACGTGGACGCCCATCTGGTCCCCGTCGAAGTCGGCGTTGTAGGCCGTGCAGACGAGGGGATGGATCCGGATGGCCTTCTCGTCGATCAGGACGGGCTGGAAGGCCTGGATGCTCAGGCGGTGCAGGGTCGGGGCCCGGTTCAGGAGGACGGGATGGTCCCGGACGACCTGTTCGAGGGCGTCCCACACCTGGGGGTCTTCTCGGGCGACCAGTTCCTTGGCCCGGCGGACGAGGTCCGTGATGCCCATCTTCTCGAGCTGGTGGTATACGAAGGGCTTGAACAGCTCGAGGGCCATCTTCTTGGGGAGGGCGCACTGCCACAACTTCAGCTCAGGGCCGACGACGATGACGGCTCGACCCGAGAAGTCGACCCGCTTCCCCAGGAGGTTCTGCCGGAAGCGGCCATGCTTGCCCTTGAGATTATCGCTGAGAGACTTCAGGGGTCGCCGCTGGGCCCCCTTCATGATGCGAGACCGCCGGCCGTTGTCGAGGAGGGCGTCGACGGCCTCCTGGAGCATGCGCTTTTCATTGCGGATGATGACCTCCGGGGCGTGGAGTTCCAGGAGCTTCTTCAGGCGGTTGTTCCGGTTGATGACCCGCCGGTACAGGTCGTTCAGGTCTGAGGTGGCAAATCGGCCGCCCTCCAGGGGTACGAGGGGCCGCAGTTCAGGCGGAAGGACGGGAATGACGTCCAAGACCATCCACTCGGGCTTCTGGCCAGAGCGGAGGAAGGCCTCGACGACCCGGAGGCGCTTGGCCGCCCGGATCTTCCGCTGACGGGACGGCGACGTCTTCATCTCCTCCCGGAGCTCCTGCGCCAGGGCGGCCAAGTCGATCTTCCGCAGGACCTCCCGGATGCCCTCGGCACCCATCTTGGCGACGAATCGGTGGCCGTACTGCTTGCGGAGGTCCCGGTACTCTTCCTGGGTCAAGATCTGACAGAATTGGAGGTCTGTGTCGCCGGGGTCGACGACGATGTAGGACTCATAGTAGATGACTCGTTCGAGCTCCCGGGCCGTCAGACCCAACAGGAGGCCCATCCGGCTCGGGACGTTCCGGACGTACCAGATGTGAGCGACGGGCGCCGCCAGCTCGATGTGGCCCATCCGCTCCCGGCGGACGCGTTTTTCCGTGACCTCGACACCGCACTTCTCGCAGACGACGCCCTTGTACTTCAGCTTCCGGTATCGGCCGCACAGACATTCGTAGTCGCTGACGGGCCCGAAGATCCGGGCACAGAACAGGCCATCCCGTTCCGGCTTGAAGGTCCGGTAGTTAATGGTCTCGGGTTTCTTGACCTCCCCGAAAGACCACGAGCGGATCTTCTCCGGGGAAGCCAACCCGATGCGAATGGCCACGATGTCGTTGATGTTCCGTTCCCTTTTCCGCCGTTGGGCGGGCTGTTGAAAGATGGTGGCCACCAAGGCAATGCCTCCAGTCGGGCAATTCGGGAATTCGGCAGTCGGGCCGTTCGGCCATTCGGCCGTGGGCATAGGGAAAGGTCCCGGGTGTCCGGTGCCGGTGACCCGGCTCGTCCCTTACCCCACGGGGCCGGGATTCCTTAGAGCCGGTGCCCGGACCCTCCTTCATGAGGCCGCCTCCCGGACCTCCTCGGACGGCGTCTGGTAAATGAGCTCGACGTCCAAGGCCAGGCTCTGCAGTTCCTTCATCAGGACCCGGAAGGACTCGGGGATCGTCGGCTCGATGCGGGGGTGACCCCGGAGGATGCTCTGGAACAGGCGCAGACGGCCGTCGATGTCGTCGGACTTGACGGTCAGCATTTCCTGGAGGGTGTAAGCGGCGCCGTAAGCCTCCAAGGCCCAGACCTCCATCTCGCCGAGGCGCTGGCCGCCAAAGCGGGCCTTACCGCCCAGGGGCTGTTGGGTGATCAGCGAGTAGGGGCCCGTGGCCCGGGCGTGGATCTTGTCCTCGGCCATGTGGATCAGCTTCATCATGTAGGCATAGCCGACCGTGACCCGCTGTTCGAAAGGCTCGCCCGTCCGTCCGTCGTAGAGGATCGTCTTACCGTCTTCGGGCAGGCCGGCCGCCCGCAGGAGGGCCCGGATGTCCTCCTCGCGAGCGCCGTCAAAGACGGGCGACTCGAAGCGCACGCCGAGCACATGAGCGGCCCAGCCCAGATTCGCCTCCAGGAGTTGGCCGACGTTCATCCGGGACGGCACGCCCAAGGGGTTCAGGACGATGTCGACCGGGGTCCCGTCCGGCAGGAACGGCATGTCCTCCTTGGGCAGGATGATGGCGACGACGCCTTTGTTGCCGTGACGGCCGGCCATCTTGTCGCCGACCTGCAGGCGCCGCTTCATGGCCACGTAGACCTTGACGACCTTGAGGACGCCGGGCGGGAGCTCGTCGCCCTGCTCGAGGCGCTTGAGCCGTTCCTCGTAAATACTCCGGAGGACCTTCAGCCGCTGGTGGTACCGCTTGAGGACGTCCCGAAGGGTCTTCTGAGCCGCCGCCTGCCGAAGCTTGAGATTCTCCAGGTCTAAGAATTCCAGGCCCTCGATGTCCTCGGCTCGCAGGACATGACCCTTCGGGAAGATCTCTCGGCCGTGGATGTCCCGCAGGGCCTCCCGGAGCTCGGCCCCGGCGAGCTGGGTCGCCAACTGGAGCTTCACGTTTTCCCGCAGGATGCGGACCTGGTCTTCCTGGTCCCGTTGGACCTTCTCCTTCTCGATCCGTTCGAGTTCCCGCATCGTGGGGTCCTTTTCGACGCCCCGGCGGGCGAAGATCTTGACGTCCACGACGACGCCCTCGACGCCGGGCGGGACCCGCAGGGACGAGTCGGTGAAGGACTTCCCCTTCTCGCCGAAGATGACGGCGATGAGGCGCTCCTCGGGCGTCTGGACCGTCTCCGGCTGGGGCGTCACCTTCCCGACGAGGATGTCGCCCGGCTTGACATACGAACCGATGACGGCGATCCCCGTGTCGTCCAGGTGACGGAGCTGGTCCGGCGTCGCCTTCGGGACGTCCCGGGTCAGCTGTTCCTCGCCGATCTTGGTCTCCCGGACTTGGACCTCGAACTCCTCGATATGGATCGACGTGTAAGCGTCTTCCTCGACGAGGCGCTCGCTGATGACGATGGCGTCCTCGAAGTTGTAACCGTGCCAGGGCATGTAAGCGACCAAGACGTTCCGACCCAACGCCAGCTCGCCCTCGGCCGTCGCCGGGCCGTCGGCGATGACCTGGCCCTTGCGAATCTCTTGACCCGGCCGGACGATGGGCCGTTGGGTGATGCACGTCCCCTGGTTCGAGCGCTCCAACTTTCGGAGCTTGTAGATGCGGACCCGGTCCTCCCCCGGGGACCGGCGGGACCGCACGACGATCCGGGTGGCGTCGACGGCCTCGACGATGCCGTCCTCCTCGGCGACCAGGACGGCCCCCGAGTCCCGGGCCGTGATGGCCTCCATCCCCGTCGAGACGATGGGCGGCTCAGGCTTCATCAGGGGTACGGCCTGCCGCTCCATGTTCGAGCCCATCAGAGCCCGGTTGGCATCGTCATGTTCGAGGAATGGAATCAGGCTCGCCGAGACGCTGACGACCTGCTTGGGCGAGACGTCGATGAACTGGACCTCCTCCCGGGGAACGAGGGCGATCTCACCAGCCTTCCGGGCGATGACAAAGTCCGGTATGATGCGACCGTGCTCGTCCAGGGGGACCGTCGCTTGGGCGATGACGTACTGGGCTTCCTCCCAGGCCGTCATGTACCAGATGTGGATCTCGTACCGGGCCGGCTGTTTCCGCTTTTTTGTCAAGTCTTGATTGACCCGGTCGACCTCCTCGCGGGGCAAGACCTGGCCCTTTTCGAAGGGCGCGTCCCCGGGGTGGAGGATGCGCACGTAGTCGATGACCCGACCGTTCTCGACCTTCCGGTAGGGACTCTCGATGAAGCCGAACTCGTTGACCCGGGCGTAACAGCTCAGGGAGACGATCAGGCCGATGTTCGGGCCCTCGGGCGTCTCGATGGGGCAGACCCGGCCGTAGTGGGTCGGGTGAACGTCCCGGACCTCGAAACCGGCCCGCTCTCGGTTGAGGCCGCCGGGGCCGAGGGCGCTGAGCCGTCGCTTGTGGGTGATCTCGGCCAGGGGGTTCGTCTGGTCCATAAACTGGGAAAGCTGGCCCGTGGCGAAGAATTCCCGGACCGAGGCCATGACCATCTTGGTGTTGATCAGGTCGCCCGGCATGACGTCGGTGAGGTCCGTCAGGACGCTCAGCCGCTCCTTGATGTACCGCTCCATCCGACTCAGGCCGACCCGGAGCTGGTTTTGCAGGAGCTCGCCGACGGCCCGGACCCGCCGGTTGGCCAGGCTGTCGATGTCGTCGACCTGGGTGAGGTTCCGCTGGAGTTTCAGGGCGTATTCCGTGATCCGACAGATATCGTCCAGGTCCAAGGTCGTCTGGGTCAGGGGCTTGTCCATCCCGAGCTTCGTGTTCAGCTTCAGGCGGCCGACGGCGCCCAGGCTGTACCGCCGGGGGTTCCAGAAGAGTTCCTCGAAGAAGATCCGGGCCGTTTCCGTCGTTGCCTGGTCCCCAGGCCGAAGCTTCTTAAAGATCTCCCGGAGGGCCTCTT contains:
- the rpoB gene encoding DNA-directed RNA polymerase subunit beta, encoding MSQSVWERYHRTESGRYSFARISSDLPLPHLMELQRRSYQEFLQMDLLPEERQDVGLQAVFKQIFPIVDYRGICQLDFVDYTVGVWECLCGHLKGLEYLRTTCDGCGARIPVNPEEGDSVVCPQCGTLNREVLQVCPKCQTYVHLKNRYTDRECKERGATYSAPLRVRLRLSLFETPEDREAGRPKEVKEQLVYFGEIPLMTEFGTFIINGTERVIVSQLHRSPGAYFRQIGRRSYLAEVLPYYGAWIELMYDRRGILHARIDRRKKVPGTVLLKAFGLESNQAILQRFYQIHHVRLHEEAIEVELTDRLVNVRVLQDVVHPKKKSHVIVPAMERLTRPRLEEALAAGVKTVMARTRLLFRRAYLAEDVVDPKTGEVLAAVASEVTPELVETLMKKKILDLAVVFPDREPIGDTLILTMAKDKTQDRKEALREIFKKLRPGDQATTETARIFFEELFWNPRRYSLGAVGRLKLNTKLGMDKPLTQTTLDLDDICRITEYALKLQRNLTQVDDIDSLANRRVRAVGELLQNQLRVGLSRMERYIKERLSVLTDLTDVMPGDLINTKMVMASVREFFATGQLSQFMDQTNPLAEITHKRRLSALGPGGLNRERAGFEVRDVHPTHYGRVCPIETPEGPNIGLIVSLSCYARVNEFGFIESPYRKVENGRVIDYVRILHPGDAPFEKGQVLPREEVDRVNQDLTKKRKQPARYEIHIWYMTAWEEAQYVIAQATVPLDEHGRIIPDFVIARKAGEIALVPREEVQFIDVSPKQVVSVSASLIPFLEHDDANRALMGSNMERQAVPLMKPEPPIVSTGMEAITARDSGAVLVAEEDGIVEAVDATRIVVRSRRSPGEDRVRIYKLRKLERSNQGTCITQRPIVRPGQEIRKGQVIADGPATAEGELALGRNVLVAYMPWHGYNFEDAIVISERLVEEDAYTSIHIEEFEVQVRETKIGEEQLTRDVPKATPDQLRHLDDTGIAVIGSYVKPGDILVGKVTPQPETVQTPEERLIAVIFGEKGKSFTDSSLRVPPGVEGVVVDVKIFARRGVEKDPTMRELERIEKEKVQRDQEDQVRILRENVKLQLATQLAGAELREALRDIHGREIFPKGHVLRAEDIEGLEFLDLENLKLRQAAAQKTLRDVLKRYHQRLKVLRSIYEERLKRLEQGDELPPGVLKVVKVYVAMKRRLQVGDKMAGRHGNKGVVAIILPKEDMPFLPDGTPVDIVLNPLGVPSRMNVGQLLEANLGWAAHVLGVRFESPVFDGAREEDIRALLRAAGLPEDGKTILYDGRTGEPFEQRVTVGYAYMMKLIHMAEDKIHARATGPYSLITQQPLGGKARFGGQRLGEMEVWALEAYGAAYTLQEMLTVKSDDIDGRLRLFQSILRGHPRIEPTIPESFRVLMKELQSLALDVELIYQTPSEEVREAAS